In Variovorax paradoxus, a single genomic region encodes these proteins:
- the murG gene encoding undecaprenyldiphospho-muramoylpentapeptide beta-N-acetylglucosaminyltransferase, whose amino-acid sequence MTGRTALVMAGGTGGHIFPGLAVAEALRERGWQVHWLGAPGSMEEKLVPPRGFAFEPVQFGGVRGKGPLTLFLLPMKLLRAFWQSLGVVRRVRPDVLVGLGGYITFPGGMMGVLMGKPLVLHEQNSVAGLANKVLAGVADRVFTAFPNVLKKAQWVGNPLREAFTSKADPATRFAGRTGPLKLLVVGGSLGARGLNTVVPKALARIAPAMRPQVLHQSGAKQIDELRANYSAAGVDGELTPFIEDTAQAYADADIIVARAGASTVTEIAAVGAAALFVPFPSAVDDHQTTNARFLVDAGGGWLVQQADLTPELLADLLQNTERTALIDKAAKAKTMQKTEAVEAVVRACEELAK is encoded by the coding sequence ATGACCGGCCGTACCGCACTCGTCATGGCTGGCGGCACCGGCGGCCACATCTTCCCCGGACTCGCGGTGGCCGAGGCCTTGCGCGAGCGCGGCTGGCAGGTGCACTGGCTGGGCGCCCCCGGCAGCATGGAAGAAAAGCTGGTGCCGCCGCGCGGCTTCGCCTTCGAGCCGGTGCAGTTCGGCGGCGTGCGCGGCAAGGGTCCGCTCACGCTGTTCCTGTTGCCGATGAAGCTGCTGCGCGCTTTCTGGCAAAGCCTGGGCGTGGTGCGCCGCGTGAGGCCCGACGTGCTGGTGGGCCTGGGCGGCTACATCACCTTTCCGGGCGGAATGATGGGCGTGCTGATGGGCAAGCCGCTGGTGCTGCACGAGCAGAACTCGGTCGCGGGCCTGGCCAACAAGGTGCTGGCGGGCGTGGCCGACCGCGTGTTCACCGCCTTCCCGAATGTGCTGAAGAAGGCGCAGTGGGTGGGCAACCCGCTGCGCGAAGCATTCACCTCCAAGGCCGATCCGGCCACGCGTTTCGCTGGCCGCACCGGCCCGCTGAAGCTGCTGGTGGTGGGCGGCAGCCTGGGCGCTCGCGGCCTCAACACCGTGGTGCCGAAGGCGCTGGCCCGCATCGCGCCGGCCATGCGCCCGCAAGTGCTGCACCAGAGCGGCGCCAAGCAGATCGACGAACTGCGCGCCAACTACTCGGCGGCCGGTGTCGACGGCGAACTCACGCCCTTCATCGAAGACACTGCTCAGGCCTATGCGGACGCCGACATCATCGTCGCGCGCGCGGGTGCCAGCACCGTCACTGAAATCGCGGCCGTCGGCGCAGCAGCGCTGTTCGTGCCTTTCCCCTCGGCGGTCGACGACCACCAGACCACCAACGCACGCTTCCTCGTGGATGCCGGCGGCGGATGGCTGGTGCAACAGGCCGACCTCACTCCTGAATTGCTGGCCGACTTGCTACAGAACACCGAGCGCACCGCGCTGATCGACAAGGCCGCCAAGGCCAAGACCATGCAGAAGACAGAGGCTGTGGAAGCCGTCGTCCGCGCCTGCGAGGAGCTTGCCAAATGA
- the lpxC gene encoding UDP-3-O-acyl-N-acetylglucosamine deacetylase, whose translation MLQQRTLKSISRAVGVGLHSGQRVELTLRPAPADTGIVFRRVDLPEPVEIRMTAEAVTDTRLASTVSTGGAKVQTVEHIMSACAGLGIDNLYIDITADEVPILDGSASSFVFLLQSAGIALQKAPRRFIRVTRKVEVREGEGANEKWASLEPYHGFKLSFEIDFDHRVVNSTGQRVEFDLGADSYSRDIARARTFGFTKEVEYMRSKGLALGGGLDNAIVMDDTKVLNEGGLRYDDEFVKHKILDAMGDLYIIGKPLLAAYTAFRSGHALNNKLLRELLSHSDAYEVVTFEDEKRAPRGFGEVARAW comes from the coding sequence GTGCTGCAACAACGAACCCTCAAGTCGATCAGCCGCGCCGTGGGCGTGGGGCTCCATAGCGGCCAACGCGTGGAACTGACCCTGCGACCGGCTCCGGCCGACACGGGCATCGTGTTCCGCCGCGTCGACCTGCCCGAGCCGGTCGAGATCCGCATGACCGCCGAGGCGGTCACCGACACGCGCCTGGCGTCCACGGTCTCCACCGGCGGCGCCAAGGTGCAGACCGTCGAACACATCATGTCGGCCTGCGCGGGCCTGGGCATCGACAACCTCTACATCGACATCACGGCCGACGAAGTGCCGATCCTCGACGGATCGGCTTCCTCGTTCGTGTTCCTGCTGCAGAGCGCGGGCATCGCGCTGCAGAAGGCGCCGCGCCGCTTCATCCGCGTGACCCGCAAGGTCGAGGTGCGCGAAGGCGAGGGCGCCAACGAGAAGTGGGCGAGCCTGGAGCCGTACCACGGCTTCAAGCTGAGCTTCGAGATCGACTTCGACCATCGCGTCGTCAACTCCACCGGCCAGCGCGTGGAGTTCGACCTGGGCGCGGACTCGTACAGCCGCGACATCGCGCGCGCGCGCACCTTCGGCTTCACCAAGGAGGTCGAGTACATGCGCAGCAAGGGTCTCGCGCTCGGCGGCGGGCTGGACAACGCCATCGTGATGGACGACACCAAGGTGCTGAACGAAGGCGGCCTGCGCTACGACGACGAGTTCGTGAAGCACAAGATCCTCGACGCCATGGGCGACCTGTACATCATCGGCAAGCCGCTGCTGGCCGCGTACACCGCGTTCCGCTCGGGCCATGCACTCAACAACAAGCTGCTGCGCGAACTGCTCTCGCACAGCGACGCCTACGAAGTCGTGACCTTCGAAGACGAAAAGCGCGCCCCGCGCGGTTTCGGCGAAGTCGCCCGCGCCTGGTAG
- a CDS encoding LysR family transcriptional regulator yields MPLAPPRPRLPPHTAVRAFEAAARHGSFARAAEELFVTPAAVAQQIKALETWAGGALFERHSQGIRLSAHGRRALPALSAAVDQLGLAVQALRHETQTAARRSTLQVAALPAVAQLWLSPRLSRLKAALPGVQVSVTALEQPPNFRREPFDLGLFYARTGEHIEAAVGAQAIALARDRLLPVCSPRLQQPLPSGRPRSIDDLMELLARSGGLHDTVWRDDWQRWLQAVRPGTTSAEADALAAGPDFSLYSLALQAAVDGEGVLMGRERLVAPLLAQGRLHAPWGRPKALGDSVMLLVPAHRKGPLLARQVQALQALAD; encoded by the coding sequence ATGCCGCTCGCACCGCCCCGCCCCCGCCTGCCCCCGCACACCGCCGTGCGTGCCTTCGAAGCAGCCGCGCGCCACGGCAGCTTTGCGCGAGCAGCGGAAGAGCTGTTCGTCACGCCGGCCGCCGTCGCGCAGCAGATCAAGGCATTGGAGACCTGGGCCGGCGGCGCGCTGTTCGAACGGCACAGCCAAGGCATACGCCTGAGCGCGCATGGGCGGCGGGCCTTGCCTGCGCTGAGTGCGGCGGTCGACCAGCTCGGCCTTGCGGTGCAGGCGCTGCGCCACGAGACCCAGACGGCCGCTCGCCGAAGCACGCTGCAGGTGGCCGCCCTGCCCGCCGTGGCGCAGCTGTGGCTGTCGCCGCGGCTCTCGCGATTGAAGGCTGCGCTGCCCGGCGTGCAGGTGTCGGTCACAGCGCTCGAGCAACCGCCGAACTTTCGCCGCGAGCCTTTCGACCTGGGGTTGTTCTACGCGCGGACCGGTGAGCACATCGAGGCGGCGGTCGGCGCGCAGGCGATTGCGCTCGCGCGCGACCGGCTGCTTCCGGTCTGCAGCCCGCGCCTGCAGCAGCCCTTGCCCAGTGGCCGGCCGCGCAGCATCGACGATTTGATGGAATTGCTGGCGCGCAGCGGCGGCCTGCACGACACCGTCTGGCGCGACGACTGGCAACGCTGGCTTCAGGCCGTGCGCCCCGGCACCACGTCAGCGGAAGCGGATGCGCTGGCCGCAGGGCCGGACTTCTCGCTCTACAGCCTCGCGCTGCAGGCAGCGGTCGACGGCGAAGGCGTGCTGATGGGGCGCGAACGGCTCGTCGCACCGCTGCTTGCACAGGGCAGGCTGCATGCGCCGTGGGGGCGGCCGAAAGCATTGGGAGATTCGGTCATGCTGCTGGTGCCGGCCCATCGCAAGGGGCCGCTGCTCGCGCGGCAGGTGCAGGCACTGCAGGCGCTGGCCGACTGA
- the ftsW gene encoding putative lipid II flippase FtsW, which yields MNSAASGATPNARTSRFGGWFKRARSGIDALPVHLPVRLGGAGIAQTKATPMRVLGFDQALVWVTVALLTWGLIMVYSASIALPDNPRFARAGYSASYFLTRHAASVVFAFVAALLTFQIPMKTWERAAPWLFVASLLLLVAVLIPHIGINVNGARRWLPMGFMRFQPSELAKLAMVLYAASYMVRKMEIKERFFRAVLPMGIAVVVVGMLVMAEPDMGAFMVIAVIAMGILFLGGVNARMFFVIAALVVVAFGTIVATSPWRRERIFAYLDPWSEEHALGKGYQLSHSLIAIGRGEIFGVGLGGSVEKLHWLPEAHTDFLLAVIGEEFGLIGVLLIIGMFLWLTRRIMHIGRQAIALDRVFSGLVAQGVGVWIGFQAFINMGVNLGALPTKGLTLPLMSFGGSAILMNLVALAVVLRIDYENRVLMRGGRV from the coding sequence AGCCGCTTCGGTGGCTGGTTCAAGCGTGCCCGCAGCGGCATCGACGCGCTGCCGGTGCACCTGCCCGTGCGGCTGGGCGGCGCCGGCATCGCGCAGACCAAGGCCACGCCGATGCGCGTGCTGGGCTTCGACCAGGCGCTGGTCTGGGTCACGGTCGCGCTGCTGACCTGGGGCCTGATCATGGTGTATTCGGCCTCCATCGCGCTGCCCGACAACCCGCGCTTCGCGCGCGCCGGCTACAGCGCCTCCTACTTCCTCACGCGGCACGCGGCCTCGGTGGTGTTCGCGTTCGTCGCCGCGCTGCTGACTTTCCAGATTCCCATGAAGACCTGGGAGCGCGCCGCGCCCTGGCTCTTCGTCGCGTCGCTGCTGCTGCTGGTGGCGGTGCTCATTCCGCACATCGGCATCAACGTGAACGGCGCGCGCCGCTGGCTGCCGATGGGCTTCATGCGCTTCCAGCCCTCGGAGCTGGCCAAGCTCGCGATGGTGCTCTATGCCGCCAGCTACATGGTGCGCAAGATGGAGATCAAGGAGCGCTTCTTTCGCGCCGTGCTGCCGATGGGCATCGCGGTGGTGGTGGTCGGCATGCTGGTGATGGCCGAGCCCGACATGGGCGCGTTCATGGTGATCGCGGTGATCGCCATGGGCATCCTGTTCCTGGGCGGCGTGAACGCGCGCATGTTCTTCGTCATTGCCGCGCTGGTGGTGGTGGCCTTCGGCACCATCGTCGCGACCAGCCCGTGGCGCCGCGAGCGGATCTTCGCGTACCTCGACCCGTGGAGCGAGGAGCATGCGCTCGGCAAGGGCTACCAGCTGTCGCACTCGCTGATCGCCATCGGCCGCGGCGAGATCTTCGGCGTGGGCCTGGGCGGCAGCGTCGAGAAGCTGCACTGGCTGCCCGAAGCGCACACCGACTTCCTGCTCGCCGTGATCGGAGAGGAATTCGGCCTGATCGGGGTGCTGCTGATCATCGGCATGTTCCTCTGGCTCACGCGCCGCATCATGCACATCGGCCGCCAGGCCATCGCGCTCGACCGCGTGTTCTCCGGCCTCGTGGCGCAGGGCGTGGGCGTTTGGATCGGCTTCCAGGCCTTCATCAACATGGGCGTGAACCTCGGCGCGCTGCCGACCAAGGGCCTGACCCTGCCGCTGATGAGCTTCGGCGGCTCGGCCATTTTGATGAACCTGGTGGCGCTGGCCGTGGTGCTGCGCATCGACTACGAGAACCGCGTGCTCATGAGAGGGGGCCGCGTATGA
- a CDS encoding D-alanine--D-alanine ligase, whose amino-acid sequence MSLQDPKLFGKVAVLFGGSSAEREISLMSGTGVLEALRSRGVDAHAFDPSQRELADLKREGFARCFVALHGRHGEDGTVQGALELLGIPYTGSGVMASSVAMDKVMTKRIWQADGLPTPKYVRLAFDQQSREQIMAVPDVLGLPLIVKPPREGSSIGVTKVEGYSQMQDAITLSAKYDADVLCEEFIEGEEVTCAVLGHGLDARALPVVRIAAPEGAYDYQNKYFTDDVKYQCPSGLPDAEEHEIQRIALAAYRTLGCRGWGRADVMIRASDRKPFLLEMNTSPGMTSHSLVPMSARAAGIAYEELCVRVLASATLDATGGSL is encoded by the coding sequence ATGAGCCTTCAGGATCCCAAACTCTTCGGCAAGGTCGCCGTGCTGTTCGGCGGCAGTTCCGCCGAACGCGAAATCTCGCTGATGTCGGGCACCGGCGTGCTCGAGGCGCTGCGCTCGCGCGGCGTGGACGCGCATGCCTTCGACCCGTCGCAGCGCGAGCTGGCCGACCTCAAGCGCGAAGGCTTCGCGCGCTGCTTCGTCGCGCTGCACGGCCGCCACGGCGAGGACGGCACGGTGCAGGGCGCGCTCGAGCTGCTGGGCATTCCCTACACCGGCTCCGGCGTGATGGCTTCCAGCGTGGCCATGGACAAGGTCATGACCAAGCGCATCTGGCAGGCCGACGGCCTGCCCACGCCCAAGTACGTGCGCCTGGCCTTCGACCAGCAAAGCCGCGAGCAGATCATGGCCGTACCCGACGTGCTGGGCCTGCCGCTGATCGTGAAGCCGCCGCGCGAGGGCTCGTCCATCGGCGTGACCAAGGTCGAGGGCTATTCGCAGATGCAGGATGCGATCACGCTGTCCGCGAAGTACGACGCCGACGTGCTGTGCGAGGAGTTCATCGAAGGCGAGGAAGTGACCTGCGCCGTGCTCGGCCACGGGCTCGACGCGCGCGCGCTGCCGGTGGTGCGCATCGCCGCGCCCGAGGGCGCCTACGACTACCAGAACAAGTACTTCACCGACGATGTGAAGTACCAGTGCCCGAGCGGCCTGCCCGACGCGGAAGAGCACGAGATCCAGCGCATTGCGCTGGCGGCCTACCGCACCCTCGGCTGCCGCGGCTGGGGCCGCGCCGACGTGATGATCCGCGCCAGCGACCGCAAGCCCTTCCTGCTCGAGATGAACACTTCGCCCGGCATGACCAGCCACTCGCTGGTGCCGATGTCGGCACGCGCCGCGGGCATCGCCTACGAAGAACTCTGCGTGCGGGTGCTGGCCTCGGCCACGCTCGACGCCACGGGAGGCTCGTTATAG
- the ftsZ gene encoding cell division protein FtsZ: MTIEMIEVEEFNQGTQIKVIGVGGGGGNAVAHMMERGVQGVQFVCANTDAQALQRSTAHKIIQLGTSGLGAGSKPEKGRDAAEAAVDDIRAAIDGAHMLFITAGMGGGTGTGAAPVIARVAKEMGILTVGVVTKPFDWEGGRRMTNADAGLTELEANVDSLIVVLNEKLLDVLGEDVTQDEAFAQANDVLKNAVGGISEIINEYGGVNVDFEDVRTVMGEPGKAMMGTAAAAGPDRARIAAEQAVACPLLEGIDLSGAKGVLVLVTASKGSLKLNESKLAMNTIRAYASPDAHVIYGAAYDDSLGDEMRVTVVATGLSRADARRQAPTLEVIRTGTDNIGFTVPTLGGTGHAHSSGGSQPNYDGMAVPSVWRTNRTMAAAKVDALSSGGMDDFEIPAFLRRQAD, from the coding sequence ATGACCATCGAAATGATCGAAGTCGAAGAGTTCAATCAGGGCACGCAGATCAAGGTGATCGGTGTCGGCGGTGGCGGCGGCAATGCGGTCGCCCACATGATGGAGCGTGGCGTGCAGGGCGTTCAGTTCGTCTGCGCGAACACCGACGCACAGGCGCTGCAGCGCAGCACCGCGCACAAGATCATCCAGCTCGGCACCAGCGGCCTGGGCGCCGGCAGCAAGCCCGAGAAGGGCCGTGACGCGGCCGAAGCGGCGGTGGACGACATCCGCGCCGCCATCGACGGCGCGCACATGCTGTTCATCACCGCCGGCATGGGCGGCGGCACCGGCACCGGCGCGGCACCCGTGATCGCGCGCGTCGCGAAGGAAATGGGCATCCTGACCGTGGGCGTGGTGACCAAGCCCTTCGACTGGGAAGGCGGCCGCCGCATGACCAACGCCGACGCCGGCCTGACCGAACTCGAAGCCAACGTCGACTCGCTGATCGTGGTGCTCAACGAGAAGCTGCTCGACGTGCTGGGCGAAGACGTCACGCAGGACGAAGCCTTCGCGCAAGCCAACGACGTGCTGAAGAACGCCGTGGGCGGCATCTCGGAAATCATCAACGAGTACGGCGGCGTGAACGTCGACTTCGAAGACGTGCGCACCGTGATGGGCGAACCCGGCAAGGCCATGATGGGCACCGCTGCCGCCGCTGGCCCCGACCGCGCGCGCATCGCCGCCGAACAGGCCGTGGCCTGCCCGCTGCTCGAAGGCATCGACCTCTCGGGTGCCAAGGGCGTGCTGGTGCTGGTGACGGCATCGAAGGGCTCGCTGAAGCTGAACGAGTCGAAGCTGGCGATGAACACCATCCGCGCCTACGCTTCGCCGGACGCGCACGTGATCTACGGCGCCGCCTACGACGACAGCCTGGGCGACGAGATGCGCGTGACCGTGGTGGCCACCGGCCTGTCGCGTGCCGACGCCCGCCGCCAGGCGCCGACGCTGGAAGTGATCCGCACCGGCACCGACAACATCGGCTTCACCGTGCCCACCCTCGGCGGCACCGGCCATGCGCACAGCAGCGGCGGCAGCCAGCCGAACTACGACGGCATGGCCGTGCCCAGCGTGTGGCGCACCAACCGCACGATGGCCGCAGCCAAGGTGGACGCGCTGTCGTCGGGCGGCATGGACGACTTCGAGATCCCGGCCTTCCTGCGCCGCCAGGCCGACTGA
- a CDS encoding cell division protein FtsQ/DivIB, whose amino-acid sequence MADSIPAPFDVKLMNIVANIAFAMVALMLLAAGAWWVLRQPFFPIVGIKVDGEVTHNNAVTLRANVAPQLKGNFFTIDLLRARTAFESVPWVRSAVVRREFPNKLRVTLTEQVPVAIWGDEAGSKLINGFGDVFEANVAEVDDNLPRLDGPIEQAGQVLGMYRVLQPQFQPYDFSIDELTLSSRGSWKVVLDTGAEIELGRGQGEEVTARLQRFLKTVTQVAGQYHRTVADVEGADLRHNDAYALRLRGVTTVSPEAPRRIK is encoded by the coding sequence ATGGCCGACAGCATCCCCGCGCCCTTCGACGTCAAGCTCATGAACATCGTCGCGAACATTGCCTTCGCGATGGTGGCGCTCATGCTGCTTGCGGCGGGCGCATGGTGGGTGCTGCGCCAGCCTTTCTTCCCGATCGTCGGCATCAAGGTGGACGGCGAGGTCACGCACAACAACGCGGTCACGCTGCGCGCCAACGTGGCGCCGCAGCTCAAGGGCAACTTCTTCACCATCGACCTGCTGCGCGCGCGCACCGCCTTCGAGTCGGTGCCGTGGGTGCGCAGCGCGGTGGTGCGGCGCGAGTTCCCGAACAAGCTGCGCGTGACGCTGACCGAGCAGGTGCCGGTGGCCATCTGGGGCGACGAGGCGGGCTCGAAGCTGATCAACGGCTTCGGCGACGTGTTCGAGGCCAACGTGGCCGAGGTGGACGACAACCTGCCGCGCCTGGACGGCCCGATCGAGCAGGCCGGCCAGGTGCTGGGCATGTACCGCGTGCTGCAGCCGCAGTTCCAGCCCTACGACTTCAGCATCGACGAGCTCACGCTGTCGAGCCGGGGCAGCTGGAAGGTGGTGCTGGACACCGGCGCCGAGATCGAGCTGGGCCGCGGCCAGGGCGAGGAAGTGACGGCTCGCCTGCAGCGCTTCCTGAAGACCGTGACCCAGGTCGCGGGCCAGTACCACCGCACGGTGGCTGATGTCGAAGGCGCCGATCTGCGCCACAACGACGCGTATGCATTGCGGCTGCGCGGCGTCACCACGGTCTCGCCAGAGGCCCCAAGAAGAATCAAGTAG
- the ftsA gene encoding cell division protein FtsA, which produces MPKEYKDLVVGLDIGTAKVMVVVAEVLPGGELKLAGLGIAPSNGLKRGVVVNIDATVQSIQQALKEAELMADCKISRVYTGITGSHIRGINSSGMVAVKDKEVTPADVARVVETARAINISSDQRLLLVEPQEFVIDGQDVKEPIGMSGMRLEAKVHIVTGAQSAAENIIKCVRRCGLEVDQLMLNPLASSQAVLTEDERELGVVLVDIGAGTTDVAIFTNGAIRHTAVIPIAGDLITSDIAMALRTPTKDAEDIKVENGFAKQLLADPETQVEVPGLGDRGPRMLSKQALAGVIEPRIEEIFSLVQQVVRESGYEEVLSSGVVLTGGSAVMPGMVELGEDIFLKPVRRGIPKYSSALSDMVAQPRAATVMGLLEEARFARMRGFKVAQKNGSVKTAFGRFKDFIVGNF; this is translated from the coding sequence ATGCCCAAAGAATACAAAGACCTGGTCGTAGGACTCGACATCGGCACCGCCAAAGTGATGGTGGTGGTGGCCGAAGTGCTGCCCGGCGGCGAGCTCAAGCTGGCCGGGCTCGGCATCGCGCCGAGCAACGGGCTCAAGCGCGGCGTGGTGGTGAACATCGACGCCACGGTGCAGAGCATCCAGCAGGCGCTGAAAGAAGCCGAGCTGATGGCCGACTGCAAGATCAGCCGCGTCTACACCGGCATCACCGGCAGCCACATCCGCGGCATCAATTCGAGCGGCATGGTGGCGGTGAAGGACAAGGAAGTCACGCCCGCCGACGTGGCCCGCGTGGTGGAGACGGCGCGCGCCATCAACATCTCCAGCGACCAGCGCCTGCTGCTGGTGGAGCCCCAGGAGTTCGTGATCGACGGCCAGGACGTGAAGGAGCCGATCGGCATGAGCGGCATGCGCCTGGAAGCCAAGGTGCACATCGTGACCGGCGCGCAGAGCGCGGCCGAGAACATCATCAAGTGCGTGCGCCGCTGCGGCCTCGAAGTGGACCAGCTCATGCTGAACCCGCTGGCCTCCAGCCAGGCGGTGCTGACCGAGGACGAGCGCGAGCTGGGCGTGGTGCTGGTCGACATCGGCGCGGGCACCACCGACGTGGCCATCTTCACCAACGGCGCGATCCGCCACACGGCCGTGATTCCGATCGCGGGCGACCTCATCACGAGCGACATCGCGATGGCGCTGCGCACGCCGACCAAGGACGCGGAAGACATCAAGGTCGAGAACGGTTTCGCCAAGCAGCTGCTGGCCGACCCCGAGACGCAGGTCGAGGTGCCGGGCCTGGGCGACCGCGGCCCGCGCATGCTGAGCAAGCAGGCGCTGGCCGGCGTGATCGAGCCGCGCATCGAGGAAATCTTCTCGCTCGTGCAGCAGGTGGTGCGCGAGTCGGGCTATGAAGAAGTGCTGTCGTCGGGCGTGGTGCTCACGGGCGGCAGCGCGGTGATGCCCGGCATGGTCGAACTCGGCGAAGACATCTTCCTGAAGCCGGTGCGACGCGGCATTCCGAAGTACTCCAGCGCGTTGTCCGACATGGTTGCACAGCCTCGCGCCGCTACAGTCATGGGCCTTCTCGAAGAGGCACGCTTCGCGCGCATGCGCGGCTTCAAGGTCGCGCAGAAGAATGGATCGGTAAAAACCGCATTCGGACGCTTCAAGGACTTCATAGTGGGGAATTTCTGA
- the murC gene encoding UDP-N-acetylmuramate--L-alanine ligase produces the protein MKHAIRHIHFVGIGGSGMSGIAEVLLNLGYKISGSDLADSATLRRLAGLGIGTFVGHAAAHIEGADAVVTSTAVQPDNPEVLAAREKRIPVVPRALMLAELMRLKQGIAIAGTHGKTTTTSLVASVLAAAGLDPTFVIGGRLNSAGANAQLGSGDYIVVEADESDASFLNLLPVMAVVTNIDADHMETYGHDFAKLKKAFVDFLHRMPFYGVAILCTDDPAVREIVSSVTCPVTSYGFGEDAQVRALDVRAVGGQMHFTAQRRNGVTLPDLPIVLNLPGEHNVRNALSVIAVAVELGIPDEAVQRGLAGFKGVGRRFQSYGDVAVQGGDAGTFTVIDDYGHHPVEMAATIAAARGAFPDRRLVLAFQPHRYTRTRDCFEDFVKVIGTADAVLLGEVYAAGEAPIVAADGRTLARALRVAGKVEPVFVDDIAAMPQAILDNARPGDVVLSMGAGSIGAVPAKVVELGAAAVAAGATSSTSERGSRKGRAA, from the coding sequence ATGAAGCACGCGATTCGTCACATCCATTTCGTCGGCATCGGCGGCTCTGGCATGAGCGGCATCGCCGAAGTGCTGCTGAACCTGGGCTACAAGATCTCCGGCTCCGACCTGGCCGACAGCGCCACGCTGCGCCGCCTCGCGGGCCTGGGCATCGGCACCTTCGTGGGCCATGCCGCCGCGCACATCGAAGGCGCGGACGCGGTCGTCACGTCCACCGCCGTGCAGCCGGACAACCCCGAAGTGCTGGCCGCGCGCGAGAAGCGCATTCCGGTGGTGCCGCGCGCGCTGATGCTGGCCGAGCTGATGCGCCTGAAGCAGGGCATCGCCATTGCCGGCACGCACGGCAAGACCACCACCACCAGCCTGGTGGCGAGCGTGCTCGCCGCCGCCGGGCTCGACCCGACCTTCGTGATCGGCGGCCGCCTGAACAGCGCGGGCGCCAACGCGCAGCTCGGCAGCGGCGACTACATCGTGGTCGAGGCCGACGAGTCGGACGCCTCGTTCCTGAACCTGCTGCCGGTGATGGCGGTGGTCACGAACATCGATGCCGACCACATGGAGACCTACGGGCACGACTTCGCGAAGCTCAAGAAAGCCTTCGTCGACTTCCTGCACCGCATGCCGTTCTACGGCGTGGCCATCCTGTGCACCGACGATCCGGCGGTGCGCGAGATCGTCTCCAGCGTGACCTGCCCGGTGACCAGCTACGGCTTCGGCGAAGACGCCCAGGTGCGCGCGCTCGACGTGCGCGCCGTCGGCGGCCAGATGCATTTCACCGCGCAGCGCCGCAACGGCGTGACGCTGCCCGACCTGCCCATCGTGCTGAACCTGCCCGGCGAGCACAACGTGCGCAATGCGCTGTCGGTGATCGCGGTGGCGGTGGAGCTCGGCATTCCCGACGAGGCCGTGCAGCGCGGGCTCGCGGGCTTCAAGGGCGTGGGCCGCCGCTTCCAGAGCTACGGCGACGTGGCGGTGCAAGGTGGCGATGCCGGCACCTTCACCGTCATCGACGACTACGGCCACCACCCCGTGGAAATGGCGGCCACCATCGCGGCCGCGCGCGGCGCGTTCCCGGACCGCCGGCTGGTGCTGGCCTTCCAGCCGCACCGCTACACCCGCACGCGCGACTGCTTCGAAGACTTCGTCAAGGTCATCGGCACGGCCGACGCGGTGCTGCTGGGCGAGGTCTATGCCGCCGGCGAGGCGCCCATCGTTGCCGCCGACGGCCGCACGCTGGCGCGCGCGCTGCGCGTGGCGGGCAAGGTGGAGCCGGTGTTCGTCGACGACATCGCCGCCATGCCGCAAGCCATTCTCGACAACGCCCGCCCGGGCGACGTGGTGCTCTCGATGGGTGCCGGGTCGATCGGCGCGGTGCCGGCCAAGGTGGTCGAACTCGGCGCGGCGGCTGTTGCCGCCGGCGCCACGTCCTCAACATCGGAGCGCGGCTCGCGCAAAGGGAGGGCCGCATGA